The following proteins are encoded in a genomic region of Triticum dicoccoides isolate Atlit2015 ecotype Zavitan chromosome 1B, WEW_v2.0, whole genome shotgun sequence:
- the LOC119323957 gene encoding auxin-responsive protein IAA4-like isoform X1 — MECKAAREPSSSAPSSSMDSCGAGGPRATVSTASSFYRPAIDRGLSTDLHLGLSLRSCSSSFHAADGVSASTPRSLQARDFISEIKLLVHHFASVDLWLSAHKPTHPTCRLLRSALTTTAGPAYETGGGGGSHGQQLLFVKVYMEGVPIGRKLDLLLLDGYDDLLAILGRMFKASIIHPDTIGRDHRVVLGEKQARHVVTYQDQEGDWLMAGDLPWALFLASVKKLKIARVDSSISD, encoded by the exons ATGGAGTGCAAGGCGGCGAGGGAGCCGTCCTCGTCCGCCCCCTCTTCTTCCATGGACAGCTGTGGCGccggcgggccgcgggcgacggtcTCCACGGCCTCGTCCTTCTACCGGCCGGCGATCGACAGGGGCCTAAGCACGGACCTTCACCTCGGGCTCAGCCTGCGGTCGTGCTCCTCCTCCTTCCACGCAGCTGACGGCGTCTCCGCTTCCACTCCAAGGTCTCTGCAGGCTCGTGATTTTATCTCAGAAATTAAACTTCTTGTTCATCATTTTGCATCGGTCGATCTCTGGCTCTCTGCACATAAACCGACGCATCCAACCTGCCGTCTTCTTAGGAGCGCCCTGACAACAACGGCGGGTCCGGCGTATgagacaggcggcggcggcggcagccatgGGCAGCAGTTGCTGTTTGTGAAGGTGTACATGGAGGGCGTCCCCATCGGCCGGAagctggatctgctgctgctggaCGGCTACGACGACCTCCTCGCTATCCTAGGCCGCATGTTCAAGGCCTCCATCATAC ATCCGGATACTATCGGCCGTGATCACCGAGTGGTTCTTGGGGAGAAGCAGGCTCGCCATGTTGTCACTTATCAAGACCAGGAGGGGGACTGGTTGATGGCCGGCGACCTGCCGTGGGC GCTATTCCTGGCGAGTGTGAAGAAATTGAAGATTGCAAGGGTGGATAGTAGCATCTCGGATTGA
- the LOC119323957 gene encoding auxin-responsive protein IAA8-like isoform X2, whose translation MECKAAREPSSSAPSSSMDSCGAGGPRATVSTASSFYRPAIDRGLSTDLHLGLSLRSCSSSFHAADGVSASTPRSALTTTAGPAYETGGGGGSHGQQLLFVKVYMEGVPIGRKLDLLLLDGYDDLLAILGRMFKASIIHPDTIGRDHRVVLGEKQARHVVTYQDQEGDWLMAGDLPWALFLASVKKLKIARVDSSISD comes from the exons ATGGAGTGCAAGGCGGCGAGGGAGCCGTCCTCGTCCGCCCCCTCTTCTTCCATGGACAGCTGTGGCGccggcgggccgcgggcgacggtcTCCACGGCCTCGTCCTTCTACCGGCCGGCGATCGACAGGGGCCTAAGCACGGACCTTCACCTCGGGCTCAGCCTGCGGTCGTGCTCCTCCTCCTTCCACGCAGCTGACGGCGTCTCCGCTTCCACTCCAAG GAGCGCCCTGACAACAACGGCGGGTCCGGCGTATgagacaggcggcggcggcggcagccatgGGCAGCAGTTGCTGTTTGTGAAGGTGTACATGGAGGGCGTCCCCATCGGCCGGAagctggatctgctgctgctggaCGGCTACGACGACCTCCTCGCTATCCTAGGCCGCATGTTCAAGGCCTCCATCATAC ATCCGGATACTATCGGCCGTGATCACCGAGTGGTTCTTGGGGAGAAGCAGGCTCGCCATGTTGTCACTTATCAAGACCAGGAGGGGGACTGGTTGATGGCCGGCGACCTGCCGTGGGC GCTATTCCTGGCGAGTGTGAAGAAATTGAAGATTGCAAGGGTGGATAGTAGCATCTCGGATTGA